ATTACCGATTGTGTTTTGGATTTGTAATCAGCAAGAGATGCTACATCTAAAACTGCACTAATAGACGTTTGTGGTGATTCCCCTTTGCGTTCGTGATGAGATGTAATAATTTTCACTTCCTCTTCAAGCGATGGGTAATCAACTTTTATTTTAAATATAAAACGGTCTAATTGTGCTTCAGGCAACGCATACGTACCTTCTTGTTCAATAGGGTTTTGAGTTGCTAAAACCATAAAAGGGTCACTGAATTTATATGTGGTACCGTCGATAGTTGCCTGACGCTCTTCCATTGTTTCAAAAAGTGCAGCTTGAGTTTTTGCGGGCGCACGATTAATCTCATCAATCAGAACAATATTGGAGAAGATAGGACCTTTTTTAAATTCAAATTCCGATGATTTCATATTTAAAACAGAAGTTCCTAAAACATCACTAGGCATTAAATCTGGTGTAAACTGAATACGACTAAAGTCTGTTTTTAAAACTTTGGCAAATAGTTTTGCAGTCACTGTTTTTGCAATTCCGGGTACGCCTTCAATTAAAACATGTCCGTCAGCTAATAACGCAACGATAAGGAGTTCTACAAAATTATCTTGACCAATGATAACTTTTCGAAGTTCAGATTTTATGCCATCTACTGCGTTTTTTAAGCCTTCTAAAGAAATTCTGTTATTAAAATCTAAATTGTTATTTTGTGTTTCGTTTATTTCTTCGTTTTCCATTGGTTATGGGATTTAAAAGTTTCTATTAAGGTATTTAGCCTTTCTAATTGTATGTTGTTTATTGCTGATTGTTGCTGAAGACTTTCTATATAACTAAAAAGTTGCTCGGTATCTTCAACTGAGTTATTACTTCTAGCAGCAAGATTTTTTATGAATTCTGGATTTATTTCAGAGGTCATTAAAAACATATGATTTCTGATGTATTCCAAAAAATGCTGAATTTTATGCTCTGCAATTTCTTTGTGTTTGCTGCTTTCATAATACATGTTTGCAATAGTTCGTGTAAAATCTATGGATTGATTTTTTAAAGGTTTTATAATGGGAATGGCGCGTTGTTTTCGTTTTCCTTCAAAAATTATATATACCAAGACGCCTATTAAAACTAGGTAATAAGCCCATTTAAGCTCTTTGGTGTTCAAAAATAAATACATAGGTGACGTGTAGAATTTTTTTCCAGATTTATAGTGTTGGTCTACATAAATTGGTTGATTAGTATCCAAATAAGATAACAGTCCTGCAGTGTAATTCTGGTTAGGAGCTTCTAATATAAAATAGTTTGTAAAGGTCTGCGGAAAAGTACTTAGAATAATTTGTCCATCACCAAAAGGCTGCTTTATAACGTTTATTAAAGGCGTATTTGCGGAGTCTTTTTCTATTCCAAATTTTTCTATAACGCCAATCACTTTCGTATTAAGTGTATCAATCTTTGTAAAATGAAATAGCGTAGAAGCTTTGCTGACCTTATACTTATTATCACTTAAATTTGAATTTACATGTTGGAGTTGAAACTTGTTTTCAAAATTATTAAAAATGTTAACTGATTCTGTTTCTAGATTTAGGGTGTCTAGTAATTTATACTCAAAATCTACGGCAGAGACAAGTAGTGTATTCCCTTCTGAAGTCCAGTCGAGAAGACTTTCTAATTCTGCTTCGCCAAAGTTTATGCCGCCGTTATAAAAAAGATAAGTACCTTTAATATTATTTTTTTTTAGATATTCATATGGAGGTCTATCTATAGTAACAACTAAGTCTGAAATTTTTTTTAATTGCTCTGTAAACACATAACTACCATAAGGAATTTTATGATGTGTTGCATACGACGGAAACCAATTAATGTCTTTGGGTTTTGTCATCTCAAAAACTACAAGTGCAACAACTGTAAGTAGAATTAGACCGATATATATTTTTCCGCGTTTACCCAATTGTTATAGTTTTGTTTAAAGATTCAAATGGCAATTTTAAGCTTTCAAATTTTACGGCATCAATATTAAACTCACCATACCAAACATAATCGTAGATTTTAGTAATATTTTCAAAATCTGGTTTATAATATGTATTGTCGAGCTCGGTAATATAATCTTCATTAGTTTTTTGTGGTTGCCATTCTATATTATCTGTTTCTGTTAGCTTTTTTAGAGCTAATAAATAGTAGTATCTAATGGCGAGTCTATAGTTTTTTTGTTTGATTGCTTGATGAATTAGAGCATCTATATCTTCGTTTTTAATGATTTGCTCTTCTTCGGAATAGGATATCTGCCCTTTTTCTTGTTGCTTACCAATAATATTATTCGAGTTTACTTTTAAAAAAAATCTTATTAATAAATAAATTAAAATTGCAAGAAGTAAATACGGTAAAACTCTAAAAATAAAATATAAGAATCCAGTTACTGAGCCTATACCAAATATAGATTCCCAGAATTGGCGTAATAAATTTCTTAGCCAACGTACAAACTTGTCAAAAATGTTTTCTTCTTTTTTAACTTCGGTATAGTTAAACTCTTCATCTGCTTTATAGGTTTCTAAATCCTTTTCAGAGATAGTTTGCTTTTCTATATTAGAATCATCATAATAGTCAGGTCGAATTTCCTCTTGGGAGAATGCCAAAAAGTTAATTGAAAACAAAAAAACTATTATAATTATATAGCGCATTTACTCTTCTATTTGTCCAATATTACTTATGCGCTGGTAAGTGCCTGTGAAATTTCTTTTTTCGTTAAGATGAAAGTAAAGAAACGCACTAGCTACGATAAGAACAAGATTCAATAATATTGAAAATAAATTTGAAATCACATTTATCAAAATATACACTGGGTCTTGAAATGTATTAAGGCTTTCCGGATCAATTTCACCTGATAAGATACCAGTTTTTAAATAAGTATATATTGCAGCCGGAACCGAAAAAACCATACTCAAAACATATATGAGTATAAAGAGAACTATTATAGTTCCAATTGATAGCCAAAAATCTTCATTTATCAAATCGTAGCCATAACTGTATGAGCTAGATGCGCCACGTCTACCTTCAAAAACATATATACTAAACACAATAAACATAGGCACCATGACATACAAAACTGGGAAAAAACAGAGCAGCATGGCAACAAAAAGCGTCAAGTATTTTAAAAAACCAAGCCCGAGATAACCCCAAAACGTTTTTGATACATTGTGCTTTATCTCTTGTACATTAACTTCACCAGAGTTTTTGATGTAAGATTTTATGTAATGTAAAGCAGAAGAGCTTACAAATATTAGAGCTATAACCATGGATACCATGTAAGCTAGCGCAGCTAAAAGTAAAAAACCAAGATTGTTAAATCCAAAATCAGTACCACCATAAACATCAAAACTAAGTATGTCACCAGCATAATATGTGTATGTAGACATTGCCACGAGAAATAATACTAATGCAGGTCCAGAGATAGTTAAAATTGTCTTTAGAAATGGCTTAAATTCATTTCGTATAAAACCAAAAGTATCTGATAATAACAATCCAAAATCGCGTTGTTTTTTAAATTCTATATAGTTTTTATTCATTAGTCTTTAATTAATTGATTCTAGCTGAATTTCGTTTTTGTTAATACTAACTTGGTCTAATCTTCGCTGTAATTTTATAGGATAAAAAACGTAATACCATAAGATTAGAGCAAGTGAACCTCCGATTATGAGTATGGCTAGCCAATCTGGCATCTCAGTATGTCTCGTTACAAAACCTTCCAGAAAACCAGCAATAATAAAAAACGGGATGGTACTTATTAAAATTTTAAGTCCGTTTTTTACGCCACGTTTGAAAGATTCAAGGCGTGTGTAAGTACCTGTGAATAATATGCCATTACCTAAAACCAAACCGGCACAACCTGCTATTACAATTACTGAGATTTCAATAGTACCGTGAATCCAAATAGTACGTGCAGATTCCCAAAGTAATCCTTGGTCGTAAAAGAAGTACTGAAAACTTCCAAGCATTATACCATTTCGCATCATAATGAAAAGGCTACCAATACCAAACATAATTCCGTAAGCAAAAGCAAAAAGTGCTACTTTAATATTGTTAAGTGTAATACCAAGAAACATATTAAACTCACCTTGTTCTTTGTAAACTGCCATTGGATCACCCTTTTCAATATTTTCGAGTGTCATATTTACATAACCATCGCTTAGCCCAAAGGTTCTTACAAAATCACCGTCACTAGCAGTAGAATATGCGCCAACAAAAACGAAAAAGGAAAAGGTTAAAAAAGCTATTAGTAATTCGCGATGATGCTGACGAAACATCAATGGAAATTCTGTTTTAAAAAATGAGAATAATCTATTTTTAGACTCCTTTTTTGTTTTATATATCAGTTGATGAGCCTTTGAACCCAACTGGTTTAGATAGCGTTCTGTATTACTGTTTTTATAGAAAGTCTTTGCATAACTGAGATGGTCAGTAATCTCAATGTATATATCAGAAAGCAAATCTGGGTCAATATTGGTTTTATTTGAAATAACATTTTCAAATTCTAACCATTTATCTTTATTTTGCTTTACAAAAGCAGCTTCGCGCATGCAGTCATTCTTTAGGCTACCAAAGAAAAGAAAATATGAATGAATTTCAAATAGAAACTGCCCAAAATGTAGGCATTAATCAAAACGTCGCACATATAGGTGACCGTATGCTTGCTTATCTTTTAGATAGTATTGTAATATTAGCTTACACAATATCGATTTATTTGTTATTGGCTGCGTTAGATTTAGATTTTGGTGACCTATGGGCAATCTATCTATTGGTTTCATTACCAGCGTTTTTGTATTACGTATTACTTGAAACTTTTTGGGATGGAAAAACTGTTGGAAAATTCGTTATGAAAACTCGTGTCGTTAAAATTAATGGATCTAAACCTAGTTTTGCAAATTATTTTGTGCGTTGGATTTTGAGAATTATTGATGTAGTAATGACTTTAGGTGGTTTAGCAACCTTAATGATATTAATAAAAGGAAATGGACAGCGTATTGGAGATATTGCAGCCGGTACAACAGTTATTAGTGAAAAAGTAAAAGTATCTATTGATGATACTATAATGAAAGATTTGCCACTAGATTACATGCCAACTTACAGTCAGGTTACTGTGTTTAACGATACAGATATACAAACTGTAAAAAACTTATACGACGAAGCTATTTATAAAGGCAACCACAATATTGTATTAAATATTAGTGCTAGACTTCAAAAGGTGATGCAGGTTGAAACTAAAGAAACTCCAATTAATTTTATAGCTACTGTAATAAAAGACTATAATTACTACACTCAAAACATGTAATCTATGTTTATCCAAGCCATAGACATCTTAGGAACTATAGCTTTTGCTATATCTGGTGTATTAGTAGCCATGAATAAAAAAATGGATGCTTTTGGCGTATTTATTATTGCGTTTGTCACTGCTGTTGGTGGTGGTACGTTAAGAGATGTTCTTATAGGTGCAACACCTGTTTTTTGGATGACGGATATGACATTTATAACAGTTATTTCTGCAGCTGCATTTTTTGCTGTGGTCTTCAGAAAGTATATCAGACACTTACGTAGATCTTTATTTTTATTCGATACTATTGGTATAGGGTTATATACGGTTATTGGCATCGAAAAAGGCCTAGCTGCAGACTTAAATCCAGTAATTTGTATTGCTTTAGGGACAATGTCAGCTTGTTTTGGTGGTGTTATACGAGATATTTTGTGTAACGAAATACCTGTAATTTTCCGAAAAGAAGTCTATGCATCGGCATGTATCATAGGTGGTTTGACGTATTTTTTAATGCTTCAATTTTTAGAAGAACGAAACTATTTGTTTTTGATTGCTGGAGCAGTTGTTATTATTGTACGCTTACTGGCCGTAATTTTCAAAGTAAGCTTACCCAGTTTGTATAAATCAAAAACTTAGCCTAGACACTTTCTCCAAAAGTCAATAAATTACTATCTGGGTCTAATATGGCAAACTCCTTTTGTCCCCAAGGTTTGGTTTGCAAAGACCCATTTGGATGAATAGTAATATTATTATCTAATAACGATTTGTAGTAATCTTCAATATTTTCTACTCGTATGTAGATTTGTCCATAATTCTCTTTTGGATTTAGTGTTTTAAATTCAAAAAAATGGAGTTCTATATTGTCTTTTTTTAGCATCAAATATTCCTTGTAATCAACGTCTCCTAATTCTTTAAAACCAAGTTTGTTTATATAATAATCTTTGGTTATTGCTTTATTACGCATTGGTAATTTCGGGTGAATATCTGCTAGCATAGATAACGTGTTCGTGTATGGTTTCGTTGCGTGGTTAAGTAACTAATTTAGCAAACAAATCACAGATAGAAAATTCCAGCGAAATTTTAGTAATTCGCTAGTGACTTAGAAATAAACTATTATGCTTTGTAGTGACAAAAGTCATGAAAAAATAATACCAAGTTGAGTAAATTTAATAAATATAAAAGCAAAAAAAATGTGGAAATATATATTAGCTTGGTTTCCAATGATTCTCGTTGCGATTGTCAACGGATTGTTTCGTGAGAAATTTTTAAAAGACCATTTGAATGAATTACAAGCTCATCAGATGTCTACCGCCAGTATGATTGTATTATTTGGTATATATGTTTGGGTATTGTTTAAGATATGGTTGCCAATATCGGTCAATCAAGCAGTTACTATAGGCGTGATATGGTTGGTTCTCACAATAATTTTTGAGTTTTTATTTGGGCATTACATTGCAGGACACAGTTGGGACAAGCTTTTACATGATTACAATCTTTTTCAGGGACGTGTTTGGATATTAGTCCTCATTTGGATATCTATTGTGCCGTATGTAATTTATCAACTGCAAAGGTAAAGGTGAGGAGTATTTGCAAAACGCGATTCTACGTGCCGCAGGCAATTACTCACCAACGGTTTTGTATATGACTCGTAGCTTGTAAATTAGAAAATTATTTTCAGATTAAGCACAAGCCAGATTTTTAAATTTTACTATTAGTCTTTTTTAAAAATTTGGCGACTTTACAAATATGCTATAACTTCGATTAAGCAACTGAATAGCTATGAGTTATATACTGTGTTACCCACCGTTTTTTACAGAAGCTTGTTAGTTTTTCGTAATGCATGAACTTCAATTATTTCGGTGATTAGTAAAGGCAATATATCAATTTTTCTTCTCTCTTTTTTCATTAAGAATATTTAGCCAACTAAAAAAAATGAAATATTTTGTGCTTTTTTAAAGTAAGTATATACTAATAGAGTATAGCGAATAATTTATGACACAAGAAAACAAATTTGTAGAAGTAATTCAAGACAATGAGGGAATCCTATACAAAATGACAAGGTTATATGCCAATGATAAGGATGACCAAAAGGACTTATATCAAGATATCGTATATCAGTTATGGAAATCTTTTAACACATTTAAAGGTGATGCAAAACTAAGTACTTGGATATATCGCATCGCACTAAATACATCGCTGTTATTTCTAAAGAATAAGAAAAGAAAAGGATACAAAACATCACTTGATGATTTAGCACTGATAGATGAAAATTACGACCCAGTTCTTGAAGAACGTCTTAAAATATTATACGCTCACATTAGAGAACTCGGTGAGGTTGATAAAGGAATTGTTTTTCTTTTTTTAGAGGGAAAAAAGTATGAAGAAATATCTGAAATAACAGGTATGTCTACCAGTAATGTTGGAACACGTATGGCAAGGATAAAAGAAAAATTGAACAAACAAATAATAAAAAAATAAAATTATGGAACTCGAAGAAATGCAAGCGACTTGGTCTCAAATGAGCAACCAACTTGATAATCAAAAAAAACTTACCGATAAGTTAATCATGGAAATGACCAAAGAACGTTATAAAAATAAAATAGGTATACTATCAAAGTATGAAGGAATAGGTGCTATCATCTGTTTTATAATGGCTATTCTCCTCATTTCGCGGTTTTCTGTGTTGAATACGTGGTATTTATTGGCTTCTGGTATTTTTACTGTTTGTTATTTAATTGTTCTTCCAGTTATAGTGTTGCTTTCTATTAGAAGTATGAAAAGTATAGACTTAACGAATAACAATTACAAGCAAACTATTATAGCTTTTGCTGAAAAGAAAAGACATTTCCTGTTAACACAAAAAGTTGGTATCTACCTTAATTTTATTCTTATGGTAGTTAGTTTACCCGTTATTATTAAAGTATTTAAAGGAAAGGATATATTTATTACAAACATCAATTTGATTTACTGGTACATTCCCATAATGGCAGTTTTTCTAATTCTATTTTCCATTTGGGGATATGGAAAATACAAAAAGGTAACGTCTTCCGCTTCTCATATTCTGGAAGAGCTTGAAGATACATCTTCTTAAACACCATTCACAGACTAATTTCATTAAAAAATTAACTTCAAAATTATGCTGAAAAATTTCAGCAAGGAATTTCTTACACTAATTTTTAAAATCAAAACTATGAAAACAAATATAATCACAATCTGCTTATTTTTTCTAACACTGACCGTAGTTTCACAGAATATCACAGGTATTTGGAATGGCGCTATTGAAGTGGATAAAGACACGAAATTCAATTTCATATTTAGCATTAAAGAAGATGGAAAAGCGTATCAAACCACCATCGATATTCCAACACAAAGAGTCAATGGAATAAAAGCAATAAAGACCTTGGTTAAAGGTGATAGCCTGATAATCGATTTGTCAAATGTAGGAATGAAGTATAGTGGAAAACTGAATGCTAATCACACCTCAATAAAAGGTAAAATGGTTGAAGGCTTAAATTCTTTCACCCT
This DNA window, taken from Winogradskyella sp. PC-19, encodes the following:
- a CDS encoding AAA family ATPase, producing the protein MENEEINETQNNNLDFNNRISLEGLKNAVDGIKSELRKVIIGQDNFVELLIVALLADGHVLIEGVPGIAKTVTAKLFAKVLKTDFSRIQFTPDLMPSDVLGTSVLNMKSSEFEFKKGPIFSNIVLIDEINRAPAKTQAALFETMEERQATIDGTTYKFSDPFMVLATQNPIEQEGTYALPEAQLDRFIFKIKVDYPSLEEEVKIITSHHERKGESPQTSISAVLDVASLADYKSKTQSVIVEPKIIQYIAEIVSKTRNHPHLYLGGSPRASIAILNTAKAFAAINGRDFVIPEDVKKALNPVLNHRIILTPEREMEGMITENVVEMIVQSVEVPR
- a CDS encoding DUF4350 domain-containing protein, producing MGKRGKIYIGLILLTVVALVVFEMTKPKDINWFPSYATHHKIPYGSYVFTEQLKKISDLVVTIDRPPYEYLKKNNIKGTYLFYNGGINFGEAELESLLDWTSEGNTLLVSAVDFEYKLLDTLNLETESVNIFNNFENKFQLQHVNSNLSDNKYKVSKASTLFHFTKIDTLNTKVIGVIEKFGIEKDSANTPLINVIKQPFGDGQIILSTFPQTFTNYFILEAPNQNYTAGLLSYLDTNQPIYVDQHYKSGKKFYTSPMYLFLNTKELKWAYYLVLIGVLVYIIFEGKRKQRAIPIIKPLKNQSIDFTRTIANMYYESSKHKEIAEHKIQHFLEYIRNHMFLMTSEINPEFIKNLAARSNNSVEDTEQLFSYIESLQQQSAINNIQLERLNTLIETFKSHNQWKTKK
- a CDS encoding DUF4129 domain-containing protein gives rise to the protein MRYIIIIVFLFSINFLAFSQEEIRPDYYDDSNIEKQTISEKDLETYKADEEFNYTEVKKEENIFDKFVRWLRNLLRQFWESIFGIGSVTGFLYFIFRVLPYLLLAILIYLLIRFFLKVNSNNIIGKQQEKGQISYSEEEQIIKNEDIDALIHQAIKQKNYRLAIRYYYLLALKKLTETDNIEWQPQKTNEDYITELDNTYYKPDFENITKIYDYVWYGEFNIDAVKFESLKLPFESLNKTITIG
- a CDS encoding stage II sporulation protein M, translated to MREAAFVKQNKDKWLEFENVISNKTNIDPDLLSDIYIEITDHLSYAKTFYKNSNTERYLNQLGSKAHQLIYKTKKESKNRLFSFFKTEFPLMFRQHHRELLIAFLTFSFFVFVGAYSTASDGDFVRTFGLSDGYVNMTLENIEKGDPMAVYKEQGEFNMFLGITLNNIKVALFAFAYGIMFGIGSLFIMMRNGIMLGSFQYFFYDQGLLWESARTIWIHGTIEISVIVIAGCAGLVLGNGILFTGTYTRLESFKRGVKNGLKILISTIPFFIIAGFLEGFVTRHTEMPDWLAILIIGGSLALILWYYVFYPIKLQRRLDQVSINKNEIQLESIN
- a CDS encoding RDD family protein, with amino-acid sequence MNEFQIETAQNVGINQNVAHIGDRMLAYLLDSIVILAYTISIYLLLAALDLDFGDLWAIYLLVSLPAFLYYVLLETFWDGKTVGKFVMKTRVVKINGSKPSFANYFVRWILRIIDVVMTLGGLATLMILIKGNGQRIGDIAAGTTVISEKVKVSIDDTIMKDLPLDYMPTYSQVTVFNDTDIQTVKNLYDEAIYKGNHNIVLNISARLQKVMQVETKETPINFIATVIKDYNYYTQNM
- a CDS encoding trimeric intracellular cation channel family protein, encoding MFIQAIDILGTIAFAISGVLVAMNKKMDAFGVFIIAFVTAVGGGTLRDVLIGATPVFWMTDMTFITVISAAAFFAVVFRKYIRHLRRSLFLFDTIGIGLYTVIGIEKGLAADLNPVICIALGTMSACFGGVIRDILCNEIPVIFRKEVYASACIIGGLTYFLMLQFLEERNYLFLIAGAVVIIVRLLAVIFKVSLPSLYKSKT
- a CDS encoding bleomycin resistance protein, which gives rise to MLADIHPKLPMRNKAITKDYYINKLGFKELGDVDYKEYLMLKKDNIELHFFEFKTLNPKENYGQIYIRVENIEDYYKSLLDNNITIHPNGSLQTKPWGQKEFAILDPDSNLLTFGESV
- a CDS encoding RNA polymerase sigma factor gives rise to the protein MTQENKFVEVIQDNEGILYKMTRLYANDKDDQKDLYQDIVYQLWKSFNTFKGDAKLSTWIYRIALNTSLLFLKNKKRKGYKTSLDDLALIDENYDPVLEERLKILYAHIRELGEVDKGIVFLFLEGKKYEEISEITGMSTSNVGTRMARIKEKLNKQIIKK